From Glycine max cultivar Williams 82 chromosome 11, Glycine_max_v4.0, whole genome shotgun sequence, the proteins below share one genomic window:
- the LOC100814843 gene encoding uncharacterized protein: protein MPSVYMGDRMDNSNSSLSSNSKESSVVVNGKETYKKLLVASRPKGFAQRNYEHLVSLTHGDFGSSAVGRVTFFLLKLAALETVRRFSRSKCPCVWRGLQGLQILVYPPFKWIQRWAPFRGLVKSMQVLSRPLLVLSIATVFTDQPQCSDGTSDCVASHDSEASAELSPAEANLNTSHCEIDPEVLEYENWLTLLNQELENQGISLPERINDDELHRFYTASNNDSSCFLTSIKKTISWRDSYRFLSGEELETWSNMVFWHGSDFSHRPCLIVRLGIACRSLASEDRLQFAQAVISQVEYGVLHLVDASNPQITVLVDCEGLSPLRIPMKMLRSCSSLLLEHFPNRLGCLFIIRLPAIVRVIAQTFIQVLKPSTRKKLKLGGEVYRKVLYDNFPTLPSYLGGSCSCMRCSKIGNWDILQPHATGTSRIDREEDISDNRGLPSLHQSNELDGHQTSNSDQLLRKAVISILVFWVFIALGAGIYDPGSLHLPP, encoded by the exons ATGCCTTCAGTTTACATGGGAGATAGGATGGATAATTCTAACTCGAGCTTGAGTTCTAATTCTAAAGAAAGCAGTGTTGTTGTTAATGGGAAAGAAACGTACAAAAAACTTCTGGTTGCATCACGGCCTAAAGGCTTTGCACAGAGAAATTATGAACACCTTGTGTCATTAACCCATGGTGACTTTGGAAGCAGTGCTGTGGGACGTGTCACGTTTTTTCTACTAAAACTTGCTGCATTAGAAACCGTGAGGAGATTCTCCAGGAGTAAATGTCCGTGTGTATGGCGAGGCCTACAGGGTCTCCAAATCCTTGTCTATCCACCATTCAAATGGATTCAGAGGTGGGCACCCTTCAGGGGTTTGGTGAAAAGCATGCAG GTACTATCAAGACCTCTATTAGTCCTTTCTATTGCAACCGTCTTTACTGATCAACCACAATGTAGTGATGGAACCTCAGATTGTGTTGCTTCGCATGATTCTGAAGCATCCGCCGAACTATCTCCAGCAGAGGCTAATTTGAATACAAG TCATTGTGAGATAGATCCTGAAGTTTTAGAATATGAAAACTGGTTGACTCTACTCAATCAAGAGCTGGAAAATCAAGGGATTAGTTTGCCAGAAAG AATCAATGATGATGAGCTCCACAGATTTTACACAGCTTCTAATAATGACTCTTCATGCTTCCTTACCTCAATCAAGAAGACAATAAGTTGGCGGGACAGTTACAGATTTCTTTCAGGGGAAGAGCTGGAAACGTGGTCAAATATGGTTTTCTGGCATGGATCTGATTTTTCGCACAGACCTTGCCTCATTGTACGGCTTGGGATAGCCTGTCGCTCTTTGGCATCTGAAGATAGACTTCAATTTGCTCAGGCAGTta TATCACAGGTAGAATACGGAGTCTTGCACTTGGTTGATGCAAGCAACCCTCAAATTACAGTATTGGTGGATTGTGAAGGGTTATCTCCATTGAGAATTCCTATGAAAATGTTGAGATCTTGTTCCTCCCTTCTGCTAGAACACTTTCCTAATCGTCTTGGTTGTTTGTTTATCATCCGACTTCCAGCAATTGTTCGTGTTATTGCCCAGACTTTTATTCAG GTTTTAAAGCCATCTACTAGGAAGAAGTTGAAGTTAGGAGGAGAGGTATATCGGAAGGTACTTTATGACAATTTTCCGACCCTACCATCATATCTTGGAGGCAGCTGCTCTTGCATGAGATGTTCTAAAATTGGCAACTGGGATATTCTGCAACCTCATGCAACTGGGACCAGCCGGATTGATAGAGAGGAGGATATCAGTGACAATAGGGGTTTGCCATCACTGCATCAATCTAATGAATTAGATGGCCACCAAACCAGCAATTCTGACCAGCTGTTGAGAAAGGCTGTCATAAGTATTCTCGTATTTTGGGTTTTCATAGCTCTTGGTGCTGGAATTTACGATCCTGGTAGTCTTCATTTACCCCCATAA
- the LOC100814312 gene encoding osmotin-like protein: protein MARSLFLCSLLIFAVTTFSSPTGALILTLVNNCNYTVWPAIQPNAGHPVLAGGGLTLRTLTHQSIPVPDAHWSGRVWARTGCAYSGTAFSCASGDCGGRLQCNGAGGAPPATLAQFEVHHGSNDYASYGVSLVDGFNVPMTVTPHEGKGVCPVVGCRDDLLATCPHVLQHRVPAVHGPVVACKSGCEAFHTDELCCRNHFNNPSTCKGSIYSSFFKHAYPATFTFAHDTPSLMHQCSSPRELKVIFCH from the coding sequence ATGGCTCGCTCATTGTTCCTATGCTCACTCCTCATCTTCGCTGTCACCACCTTTTCCTCACCCACCGGTGCTCTTATCCTAACCCTCGTCAACAACTGCAACTACACCGTGTGGCCCGCCATCCAGCCAAACGCCGGCCATCCCGTCCTCGCCGGCGGCGGCCTCACCCTCCGCACCCTCACCCACCAATCCATCCCCGTCCCGGACGCCCACTGGTCCGGCCGCGTCTGGGCCCGCACCGGATGCGCCTACTCCGGCACCGCCTTTTCCTGCGCCAGCGGAGACTGCGGCGGCCGCCTCCAGTGCAACGGCGCCGGCGGCGCCCCCCCGGCTACCCTCGCCCAGTTCGAAGTCCACCACGGAAGCAACGACTACGCCTCCTACGGCGTCAGCCTCGTTGACGGTTTTAACGTCCCCATGACTGTGACCCCGCACGAGGGGAAAGGCGTGTGCCCTGTCGTGGGTTGCCGCGACGATCTTCTTGCCACGTGTCCACACGTGCTGCAGCACCGTGTGCCTGCGGTTCATGGACCCGTTGTTGCTTGCAAGAGTGGGTGCGAGGCTTTTCACACGGACGAGCTCTGCTGTAGGAACCACTTCAACAACCCTAGCACGTGCAAGGGGTCTATCTACTCCTCCTTCTTCAAGCATGCGTACCCTGCCACGTTCACTTTTGCTCATGACACCCCCTCGCTCATGCACCAGTGTTCCTCCCCGCGCGAGCTTAAGGTTATCTTTTGCCATTAA
- the LOC100527835 gene encoding uncharacterized protein LOC100527835 yields the protein MKSLLGLSSFFGSGSCSVSCCFLLLFVTLRLFCSSLRRVSQMGRDGNGEHNDRFHSIHQYETDDLTGAVHNPRSCREWVVLFTLTLMLLISVRWRMELWR from the exons ATGAAATCCCTCCTTGgcctttcttccttctttggtTCTGGTTCTTGCTCTGTGTCCTGCTGTTTTCTGCTCTTATTCGTAACACTTCGGCTATTCTGTTCGTCGCTTAGACGAGTCTCACAG ATGGGGAGAGATGGAAATGGGGAACACAACGATCGCTTTCACTCCATTCACCAGTACGAGACCGATGATCTGACCGGTGCGGTTCATAACCCTCGATCTTGTCGAGAATGGGTGGTTTTGTTTACTCTGACGTTGATGCTGCTTATAAG TGTGCGGTGGAGAATGGAGCTGTGGCGGTGA
- the LOC102661942 gene encoding CLAVATA3/ESR (CLE)-related protein 46: MAHMRRQIFVYLLFAWLLLAASALNHVTASVQAMQSVHFKLRTLEANPKQQNGHVIPSWVEEKKNRKSPSGPNPIGNQHPPSKP, from the exons ATGGCACATATGAGAAGACAAATTTTCGTGTATCTTCTCTTTGCATGGCTTCTGCTTGCCGCTTCTGCACTCAATCACGTCACTGCTAGTGTTCAGGCTATGCAGTCAG TTCATTTCAAGCTCAGAACCTTAGAGGCTAACCCAAAGCAGCAAAATGGACATGTCATACCTTCTTGG gttgaagaaaagaagaatcgtAAAAGCCCATCAGGGCCTAATCCAATAGGGAATCAACACCCACCATCTAAACCATAG
- the LOC100305813 gene encoding Ubiquitin-conjugating enzyme E2 7-like, which translates to MASQASLLLQKQLKDLCKNPVDGFSAGLVDETNIFEWSVTIIGPPDTLYEGGFFNAIMSFPSNYPNSPPSVKFTSEIWHPNVYPDGRVCISILHPPGEDPNGYELASERWTPVHTVESIVLSIISMLSSPNDESPANVEAAKEWRDRRDDFKKKVSRCVRKSQEML; encoded by the exons ATGGCATCTCAGGCTAGCCTTCTCCTTCAAAAGCAGCTCAAAG ATCTTTGCAAAAACCCCGTCGACGGCTTCTCTGCCGGTTTGGTCGATGAAACCAACATTTTTGAATGGAGTGTCACCATAATTGGGCCGCCCGATACTCTCTA CGAGGGGGGATTTTTCAATGCTATTATGAGTTTCCCATCCAATTACCCAAATAGTCCACCTTCAGTGAAGTTCACCTCAGAGATATGGCACCCCaatg TATATCCTGATGGCCGGGTTTGCATATCAATTCTTCATCCTCCTGGTGAGGATCCAAATGGTTATGAGCTTGCAAGTGAGCGCTGGACACCTGTTCATACG GTAGAGAGTATAGTATTGAGTATCATATCAATGCTTTCCAGCCCTAATGATGAATCTCCTGCAAATGTTGAAGCTGCA AAGGAGTGGAGAGATAGGAGGGATGATTTCAAGAAAAAGGTTAGCCGATGCGTAAGGAAGTCACAAGAAATGTTGTGA